One Notolabrus celidotus isolate fNotCel1 chromosome 16, fNotCel1.pri, whole genome shotgun sequence DNA window includes the following coding sequences:
- the si:ch73-345f18.3 gene encoding uncharacterized protein si:ch73-345f18.3, whose protein sequence is MLRILCCCCFSDGNSSDERQPLLLPGPPDLDGPGSARQTRPAHNDTQNVQRFGRLVMRRIGVPEFDQRFTDMAETFNEQQQRYESMVRHIRNLRQTYGCNHDDSLALAECVGKIREEHEAKHRVSLKIKGYDFSLNVVPVGSEGEMEDPMPPHLRLAQDELKKTSESAKATISKGTALQEMIGWLLRSKDQMTEQVKGAAGTYQEEGRLMENLEENIKEVRRAKELSLGYKQQAGEVLTEAAQIAGANL, encoded by the exons ATGCTCCGTATTCTCTGCTGTTGCTGCTTCTCGGATGGAAACTCCAGCGACGAG AGGCAGCCTCTCCTGCTGCCTGGACCACCTGATCTGGATGGACCTGGATCAGCAAGGCAGACCCGGCCAGCACACAATG ACACACAGAATGTGCAGAGGTTTGGTAGGTtggtgatgagacggataggtGTGCCAGAGTTTGACCAGAGGTTTACCGACATGGCTGAGACCTTCAATGAACAGCAGCAGCGCTATGAGTCCATGGTCCGACATATCAGAAACCTACGTCAGACTTACGGTTGCAACCATGATGATAGCCTGGCTTTAGCTGAGTGTGTGGGGAAGATCAGGGAGGAGCATG AGGCGAAGCACAGGGTCTCCTTAAAGATTAAGGGCTATGACTTCTCCCTCAATGTGGTTCCTGTGGGATCAGAGGGAGAAATGGAGGATCCAATGCCTCCACATCTGCGTTTAGCTCAAGATGAACTGAAGAAAACTTCTGAGAGTGCCAAGGCTACCATCTCAAAGGGTACAGCGCTTCAGGAGATGATTGGTTGGCTACTCCGGAGCAAGGATCAGATGACAGAGCAAGTTAAGGGAGCTGCAGGAACCTACCAGGAGGAAGGAAGACTGATGGAGAACCTGGAAGAGAACATTAAGGAAGTGAGGAGGGCGAAGGAGCTTTCACTGGGATACAAACAACAGGCTGGGGAAGTTCTCACTGAGGCCGCACAGATAGCAGGGGCAAATCTGTAG
- the klhl7 gene encoding kelch-like protein 7, which produces MTGVASPEKAASSKKKSERKCANKEEYRQLSGIMGVMNNLRKQGTLCDVTLVVQGKHFPAHRVVLAAASHFFSLMFTTRMMESVSHEVELRSAEPEIIELLIEFIYTARISVNSSNVQSLLDAANQYQIEPVKKMCVEFLKGQIDATNCLGISALADCMDCPELKAAAEDFFQLHFTEVYKLDEFLQLDVTQLTHLLHQDKLTVRAEAQIYDAAVRWLKYDVGNRQPYMVEVLGSVRFPLVSKTFLSKTVQAEPLIQDNPQCLKMVISGMRYHLLSLEDREDLGENSRPRRKKHDYRIALFGGSQPKSCRYFNPKDSSWTDIRCPFEKRRDATAVFWDNVVYILGGSQLFPIKRMDCYNVLKDSWYSKLGPPTPRDSLAACAAQGKIYTSGGSEVGSSALDLFECYDTRTESWQVKASMLMARCSHGSVEANGLIYVCGGTVGNNVSGRILSNCEVYDPSTSQWRELSGMREARKNHGLVVVNNKIYAVGGQGALGGLDSVEYYDIATNEWRMASPMPWRGVTVKCAAVGDVIYVLAGFQGVGRLGHGLEYHSETDRWVTCSKIRAFPVTSCLICVVDTCGVNEDEDMDLIDSQSHPALAVPAAPAPASTSAPS; this is translated from the exons ATGACAGGAGTGGCCTCCCCAGAGAAGGCGGCAAGCTCCAAAAAGAAGAGCGAGAGGAAGTGTGCCAACAAAGAGGAGTACAGACAGCTGTCTGGCATCATGGGAGTCATGAACAACCTGAGGAAACAG GGTACTCTCTGTGATGTGACCTTAGTGGTCCAGGGGAAACACTTTCCTGCACACCGAGTTGTGTTGGCAGCTGCCAGCCACTTCTTCAGCCTCATGTTCACTA ccAGGATGATGGAGTCAGTGTCCCATGAAGTGGAGCTCAGGAGTGCCGAGCCTGAGATCATCGAGCTGCTGATTGAATTCATCTACACAGCTCG GATCTCAGTGAACAGCAGTAACGTCCAATCGTTGCTGGATGCAGCAAACCAGTACCAGATAGAGCCTGTGAAGAAAATGTGTGTGGAGTTTCTCAAAGGACAAATCGATGCAACAAACTGTCTCG GTATTTCCGCCCTGGCCGACTGTATGGACTGTCCTGAGCTgaaggcagcagcagaggaCTTCTTCCAGCTCCACTTCACTGAAGTCTACAAACTGGATGAGTTCCTGCAGCTGGACGTCACACAGCTTACACACCTGCTGCATCAGGACAAACTCACTGTCCGTGCTGAGGCCCAG ATTTATGATGCAGCAGTGCGATGGTTGAAGTATGACGTCGGTAACAGGCAACCGTACATGGTGGAAGTGTTGGGGAGCGTTCGATTTCCTCTGGTTTCCAAAACCTTCCTCTCCAAGACGGTGCAGGCCGAGCCACTCATCCAGGACAACCCACAGTGCCTCAAGATGGTTATCA GTGGGATGCGATACCACCTGCTGTCCCTGGAGGATCGTGAGGATCTGGGTGAGAACAGCCGACCACGGCGCAAGAAGCACGACTACCGCATCGCTCTGTTTGGAGGCTCCCAGCCCAAGTCATGCCGCTATTTTAACCCAAAG GACTCCAGCTGGACAGACATTCGCTGTCCCTTTGAGAAGCGCCGCGATGCCACTGCTGTCTTCTGGGACAACGTGGTCTACATCCTGGGCGGCTCACAGCTATTCCCCATCAAGCGCATGGACTGTTACAACGTCCTGAAGGATAGCTGGTACTCCAAGCTGGGCCCGCCCACACCTCGAGATAGCCTGGCTGCCTGCGCCGCACAGGGAAAGATCTACACATCCGGGGGGTCTGAAGTGG GAAGCTCTGCACTCGACCTTTTTGAATGCTACGACACAAGGACAGAGTCATGGCAGGTGAAGGCAAGCATGCTGATGGCTCGCTGCAGCCACGGCTCGGTTGAAGCCAATGGGCTCATCTACGTCTGTGGAGGAACAGTGGGCAACAACGTGTCAGGCAGAATCCTCAGCAACTGTGAGGTTTATGATCCCAGCACTTCACA ATGGAGGGAGttgagtggaatgagagaggccAGAAAGAACCATGGACTGGTGGTGGTCAACAACAAGATCTATGCTGTTGGAGGGCAGGGTGCACTGG GTGGACTGGACTCAGTGGAGTACTACGACATTGCGACCAATGAGTGGCGCATGGCTTCACCCATGCCGTGGCGAGGTGTAACTGTGAAATGTGCAGCAGTGGGTGATGTCATCTATGTACTGGCAGGGTTCCAAGGTGTTGGCAGGCTTGGGCACGGGCTGGAGTACCACAGTGAGACTGACAG GTGGGTGACTTGCAGCAAAATACGAGCGTTCCCCGTCACCAGCTGCCTGATCTGTGTGGTCGATACATGCGGTGTGAACGAAGACGAGGATATGGACCTTATAGACTCTCAGTCACACCCTGCATTAGCTGTCCCTgctgcccctgcccctgcctCAACCTCAGCACCCTCATAG
- the aste1b gene encoding protein asteroid homolog 1 isoform X2 — MGVQGLTTYVERNRNFLQDVRFRDSRLVIDGCSLYYRLYFNHGLDQQHGGDYDAFACLLTQFLSALEACNIQPYVILDGGVDPSDKKFSTLRHRLQSKIKEADSLSRGRNGSVLPILTRDVFIQVLLERGVPLVQCPAEADWDIACLAHQWNCPVLTNDSDFYIFDLPGGYLPLSSFQWTHLNGKASQRYITARRYTTNSLCRLYGGLNKELLPLCAVLTGNDYGTPKDADTLLAVIDSRALGRHGKGKGSGSRIDSILLWLSTFSSPAEALEEVSRLMGEDCRDGGGRGKKGGLSSQLWNGMQEYYLSPQSSLARWFSTKALHGGLLPGLPGCLSLAAARGMLPPLVVDALVMRRVLLIPQVENSKLASSHSCAKAIRQAVYGILLQAGDVRGQGDISQGSGGGKGRGGRGRGCGQVSGGSGQHGGSRTASATTVQAQGFEPPVLVEEYDRLELSLKKNQVETHQTRTSIHLDTLDQAPAAVRIAVLLEILGTKESALAPLPLHLRLAVAVTGFWLREAKPTPSQPQLQALVLGFVYGELSLNNQPGAAYYQHTVPQLNWAAESQVWAGLDQLRVRPGERRGLDVGATHSFSQWQACLWSALCLNQLLLLPLPEPHLAWLFSGTLVHGLLRHLKGGRAPESLLSGGFLSGQLYSCLLDAVRNCSSKANPSSLAAGTRGRSRGRGGGRGQGRRGRGGGGGGGGGGRGRGRGARGGGRGTEEVNNRFALLMSEEEFDDD, encoded by the exons ATGGGTGTCCAGGGTCTTACCACCTACGTGGAGAGGAACAGAAACTTCCTCCAAGATGTGAGGTTCAGGGACAGTCGCCTGGTTATTGATGGCTGCAGTCTTTATTACCGACTCTACTTTAACCACGGTTTGGACCAGCAGCATGGAGGGGACTATGATGCCTTTGCTTGCCTTCTCACCCAGTTTCTGTCTGCTTTGGAAGCCTGTAACATCCAGCCATATGTGATACTGGATGGAG GTGTTGATCCCAGTGATAAGAAGTTTTCAACTCTGCGTCATCGCCTGCAGTCCAAGATAAAAGAGGCAGACAGTCTTTCTCGTGGCCGAAATGGCTCCGTGCTCCCTATCCTCACGAGGGATGTGTTCATTCAAGTCCTTTTGGAGAGAGGAGTCCCGCTGGTCCAGTGTCCAGCTGAGGCTGACTGGGATATTGCGTGTTTGGCTCACCAGTGGAACTGCCCAGTTCTGACCAATGACAGTGATTTTTACATCTTTGACCTGCCAG gcGGTTACCTTCCACTCAGTTCTTTCCAGTGGACCCACCTTAACGGTAAAGCCTCTCAGCGCTACATCACAGCCCGGCGCTACACCACCAACTCACTTTGCCGCTTATATGGGGGATTAAACAAAGAATTATTACCTTTATGTGCCGTACTGACTGGTAATGACTATGGCACTCCAAAAGATGCTGACACTCTCCTTGCTGTGATAGATAGCAGGGCATTAGGGAGACATGGTAAAGGCAAGGGTTCTGGTTCCCGCATTGACAGCATCCTCCTGTGGCTATCCACTTTTTCAAGCCCGGCAGAGGCCTTGGAGGAGGTGAGCAGGCTTATGGGGGAGGACTGTAGAGATGGAGGCGGCAGGGGCAAGAAAGGTGGGCTTAGTTCACAGCTGTGGAATGGGATGCAGGAATACTACCTCTCCCCACAAAGCTCTCTGGCTCGCTGGTTCTCCACTAAGGCACTTCATGGAGGACTGCTCCCCGGGCTGCCAGGGTGCCTGTCGCTGGCCGCAGCCAGGGGTATGTTGCCTCCCTTGGTGGTGGATGCTCTGGTGATGCGCAGGGTCCTTCTCATTCCACAAGTGGAGAACAGTAAGCTAGCCAGCAGCCACAGTTGTGCTAAAGCCATACGCCAGGCTGTGTATGGGATATTACTGCAAGCAGGAGATGTGAGAGGACAGGGAGATATCAGCCAGGGTAGTGGAGGGGGAAAAGGTAGAGGGGGAAGGGGGAGGGGATGTGGTCAGGTTAGTGGAGGTAGTGGTCAGCACGGTGGGAGTCGAACAGCCAGTGCAACTACAGTGCAGGCTCAGGGTTTTGAACCCCCAGTTCTTGTGGAGGAATACGACCGTCTAGAACTGAGCTTGAAGAAAAACCAAGTGGAGACACACCAGACCAGGACCTCCATACACCTAGATACACTTGACCAG gCTCCTGCAGCCGTTCGTATTGCTGTCCTGTTAGAAATCTTGGGCACAAAGGAGTCTGCCctggctcctcttcctcttcacctgaggctggctgtagCAGTGACCGGTTTCTGGCTACGAGAGGCAAAACCAACGCCCTCACAGCCCCAGCTCCAGGCTCTGGTGCTGGGCTTTGTTTATGGAGAGCTGTCCTTGAACAACCAACCTGGAGCTGCCTACTACCAACATACAG TGCCACAGCTGAACTGGGCTGCAGAGAGCCAAGTGTGGGCAGGTCTGGATCAACTGCGTGTGAGGCCCGGAGAGAGACGGGGCCTGGATGTTGGCGCAACGCACAGTTTCAGCCAGTGGCAGGCCTGCTTGTGGAGTGCACTGTGTCTCAATCAGCTACTGCTGCTCCCTCTGCCTGAGCCTCACCTGGCATG gTTGTTCAGTGGTACCTTGGTGCACGGCCTCCTCCGGCACCTCAAAGGTGGCCGAGCTCCTGAATCTCTCCTTTCTGGTGGTTTCTTATCGGGACAACTTTACTCCTGCCTGCTGGACGctgtgaggaactgcagctccAAAGCCAACCCCTCCTCTTTGGCAGCAGGGACGAGGGggagaagcagaggcagaggtggaggcagaggccagggaaggagaggaagaggaggaggaggaggaggaggaggaggaggaagaggaagaggaagaggagcgagaggaggggggagagggactGAAGAGGTAAACAACAGGTTTGCTCTCCTGATGAGCGAGGAGGAGTTTGATGATGATTGA
- the aste1b gene encoding protein asteroid homolog 1 isoform X1, whose product MLYTSILLSYCLGTYQICMSISCSEFICYFEISFESYIYKIHSRPRDLMGVQGLTTYVERNRNFLQDVRFRDSRLVIDGCSLYYRLYFNHGLDQQHGGDYDAFACLLTQFLSALEACNIQPYVILDGGVDPSDKKFSTLRHRLQSKIKEADSLSRGRNGSVLPILTRDVFIQVLLERGVPLVQCPAEADWDIACLAHQWNCPVLTNDSDFYIFDLPGGYLPLSSFQWTHLNGKASQRYITARRYTTNSLCRLYGGLNKELLPLCAVLTGNDYGTPKDADTLLAVIDSRALGRHGKGKGSGSRIDSILLWLSTFSSPAEALEEVSRLMGEDCRDGGGRGKKGGLSSQLWNGMQEYYLSPQSSLARWFSTKALHGGLLPGLPGCLSLAAARGMLPPLVVDALVMRRVLLIPQVENSKLASSHSCAKAIRQAVYGILLQAGDVRGQGDISQGSGGGKGRGGRGRGCGQVSGGSGQHGGSRTASATTVQAQGFEPPVLVEEYDRLELSLKKNQVETHQTRTSIHLDTLDQAPAAVRIAVLLEILGTKESALAPLPLHLRLAVAVTGFWLREAKPTPSQPQLQALVLGFVYGELSLNNQPGAAYYQHTVPQLNWAAESQVWAGLDQLRVRPGERRGLDVGATHSFSQWQACLWSALCLNQLLLLPLPEPHLAWLFSGTLVHGLLRHLKGGRAPESLLSGGFLSGQLYSCLLDAVRNCSSKANPSSLAAGTRGRSRGRGGGRGQGRRGRGGGGGGGGGGRGRGRGARGGGRGTEEVNNRFALLMSEEEFDDD is encoded by the exons ATGCTGTACACTAGTATTCTTCTGAGTTATTGTTTGGGAACTTACCAAATATGCATGTCAATTTCTTGCTCTgagtttatttgttattttgaaatttcGTTTGAGTCGTACATTTACAAGATACATTCAAG GCCCCGAGATCTTATGGGTGTCCAGGGTCTTACCACCTACGTGGAGAGGAACAGAAACTTCCTCCAAGATGTGAGGTTCAGGGACAGTCGCCTGGTTATTGATGGCTGCAGTCTTTATTACCGACTCTACTTTAACCACGGTTTGGACCAGCAGCATGGAGGGGACTATGATGCCTTTGCTTGCCTTCTCACCCAGTTTCTGTCTGCTTTGGAAGCCTGTAACATCCAGCCATATGTGATACTGGATGGAG GTGTTGATCCCAGTGATAAGAAGTTTTCAACTCTGCGTCATCGCCTGCAGTCCAAGATAAAAGAGGCAGACAGTCTTTCTCGTGGCCGAAATGGCTCCGTGCTCCCTATCCTCACGAGGGATGTGTTCATTCAAGTCCTTTTGGAGAGAGGAGTCCCGCTGGTCCAGTGTCCAGCTGAGGCTGACTGGGATATTGCGTGTTTGGCTCACCAGTGGAACTGCCCAGTTCTGACCAATGACAGTGATTTTTACATCTTTGACCTGCCAG gcGGTTACCTTCCACTCAGTTCTTTCCAGTGGACCCACCTTAACGGTAAAGCCTCTCAGCGCTACATCACAGCCCGGCGCTACACCACCAACTCACTTTGCCGCTTATATGGGGGATTAAACAAAGAATTATTACCTTTATGTGCCGTACTGACTGGTAATGACTATGGCACTCCAAAAGATGCTGACACTCTCCTTGCTGTGATAGATAGCAGGGCATTAGGGAGACATGGTAAAGGCAAGGGTTCTGGTTCCCGCATTGACAGCATCCTCCTGTGGCTATCCACTTTTTCAAGCCCGGCAGAGGCCTTGGAGGAGGTGAGCAGGCTTATGGGGGAGGACTGTAGAGATGGAGGCGGCAGGGGCAAGAAAGGTGGGCTTAGTTCACAGCTGTGGAATGGGATGCAGGAATACTACCTCTCCCCACAAAGCTCTCTGGCTCGCTGGTTCTCCACTAAGGCACTTCATGGAGGACTGCTCCCCGGGCTGCCAGGGTGCCTGTCGCTGGCCGCAGCCAGGGGTATGTTGCCTCCCTTGGTGGTGGATGCTCTGGTGATGCGCAGGGTCCTTCTCATTCCACAAGTGGAGAACAGTAAGCTAGCCAGCAGCCACAGTTGTGCTAAAGCCATACGCCAGGCTGTGTATGGGATATTACTGCAAGCAGGAGATGTGAGAGGACAGGGAGATATCAGCCAGGGTAGTGGAGGGGGAAAAGGTAGAGGGGGAAGGGGGAGGGGATGTGGTCAGGTTAGTGGAGGTAGTGGTCAGCACGGTGGGAGTCGAACAGCCAGTGCAACTACAGTGCAGGCTCAGGGTTTTGAACCCCCAGTTCTTGTGGAGGAATACGACCGTCTAGAACTGAGCTTGAAGAAAAACCAAGTGGAGACACACCAGACCAGGACCTCCATACACCTAGATACACTTGACCAG gCTCCTGCAGCCGTTCGTATTGCTGTCCTGTTAGAAATCTTGGGCACAAAGGAGTCTGCCctggctcctcttcctcttcacctgaggctggctgtagCAGTGACCGGTTTCTGGCTACGAGAGGCAAAACCAACGCCCTCACAGCCCCAGCTCCAGGCTCTGGTGCTGGGCTTTGTTTATGGAGAGCTGTCCTTGAACAACCAACCTGGAGCTGCCTACTACCAACATACAG TGCCACAGCTGAACTGGGCTGCAGAGAGCCAAGTGTGGGCAGGTCTGGATCAACTGCGTGTGAGGCCCGGAGAGAGACGGGGCCTGGATGTTGGCGCAACGCACAGTTTCAGCCAGTGGCAGGCCTGCTTGTGGAGTGCACTGTGTCTCAATCAGCTACTGCTGCTCCCTCTGCCTGAGCCTCACCTGGCATG gTTGTTCAGTGGTACCTTGGTGCACGGCCTCCTCCGGCACCTCAAAGGTGGCCGAGCTCCTGAATCTCTCCTTTCTGGTGGTTTCTTATCGGGACAACTTTACTCCTGCCTGCTGGACGctgtgaggaactgcagctccAAAGCCAACCCCTCCTCTTTGGCAGCAGGGACGAGGGggagaagcagaggcagaggtggaggcagaggccagggaaggagaggaagaggaggaggaggaggaggaggaggaggaggaagaggaagaggaagaggagcgagaggaggggggagagggactGAAGAGGTAAACAACAGGTTTGCTCTCCTGATGAGCGAGGAGGAGTTTGATGATGATTGA